One segment of Cardiocondyla obscurior isolate alpha-2009 linkage group LG13, Cobs3.1, whole genome shotgun sequence DNA contains the following:
- the Kat2a gene encoding histone acetyltransferase KAT2A: MASEDISSHTTTSSEETGQPVTSTLQQESNSKDAPTPKPPTQVNRTSNLQRIHQRKQQTYSWPQEKKLLKLANYSACQVEECKCTSWKNARPIIKSLKGEIQQPVIKFCDPCKLCTHSLENHTKHLPVHSEEEINRLLGMAIDADNIFACTHREPDPDTKKVYIYLFKLLRNCILSMTKPIVEESPLGKPPFERPNIAKAITNFVLYKFHHLSSREWQAMYDMAKMLLHCLNFWNFEAPSARRALTTSAEEASTYKVNYTRWLVFCHVPAFCDSLPHYDTPLVFGKALLQAVFKSVCRQLKDKCNIEREKISPEKRMLVLTHFPKFLSLLEIEIYTDNSPIWDPEFRQLPFPHFSTALESKALARKPGQFQKVTVTPSEKDNFTTINVSPGGKKIQEKRPNAEGRLDAKKRKAEDAFEDLPDETIAEIVASINDTSYMSGSDAVFPPNVPRDETAKMEESKKIIEFHVVGNSLTRPVSKQTMLWLIGLQDVFSHQLPRTPKEYITQLVFDPKHKTLALIKDGCPIGGICFCMFPSQGFTEIVFCAVTSHEQVKGYGTHLMNMLKDYHIKNNILHFLTFADDFAIGYFKKQGFSKDIKLPKSVHQGYIKYYVGATLMHCELNPKIVYTEFTAVIRKQKEIVKKLIHQRQQEIQKVHPGLTCFKEGLRGIPIECIPGIHETGWKSCAQTRTRGVAKGMQGPEPMDPSLDVPDSLFNTLNSVLNSVKKHSTAWPFLEPVDKNDVPDYYDHIKYPMDLKTMQDRLNSGYYVIKKLFIADMSRIFTNCRLYNSPDTDYYRCANALEKYFQTRMKEVGLWDK, translated from the exons ATGGCGTCCGAGGATATCAGTTCTCATACAACCACTTCTTCGGAAGAGACAGGGCAGCCTGTCACAAGTACCTTGCAACAAGAAAGTAATAGTAAAGATGCGCCTACGCCTAAGCCACCGACTCAAGTGAATCGAACGAGTAATCTCCAAAGGATACATCAGCGCAAGCAGCAGACGTACAGTTGGCCGCAAGAAAAGAAACTGTTGAAGCTTGCAAATTACAGTGCTTGTCAGGTGGAGGAATGCAAATGTACGAGCTGGAAAAATGCACGACCAATTATAAAATCGCTCAAGGGTGAGATACAGCAGCCTGTTATCAAATTCTGTGATCCATGCAAGCTCTGTACTCATTCCTTAGAAAATCACACTAAACATTTACCGGTTCATTCAGAGGAAGAAATTAACAGATTGTTGGGAATGGCTATTGATGCAGACAATATTTTTGCGTGCACACATAGAGAGCCAGATCCCGACACTAAGAaagtatacatttatttatttaaattgctaaGGAATTGTATCTTGTCTATGACAAAGCCGATTGTAGAGGAAAGTCCATTGGGAAAGCCGCCATTCGAAAGACCTAACATAGCAAAGGCGATAACGAACTTtgttttgtataaatttcatCATTTATCGTCGAGAGAATGGCAGGCTATGTACGACATGGCAAAGATGCTGTTACACTGCCTGAATTTTTGGAATTTCGAAGCGCCCAGCGCCAGACGGGCGTTAACGACTAGCGCTGAAGAGGCTTCCACTTATAAGGTTAATTATACACGCTGGCTCGTATTTTGTCACGTGCCTGCATTTTGTGATTCTTTGCCACACTATGACACTCCGTTAGTTTTTGGGAAAGCTCTGTTACAGGCTGTATTTAAATCGGTTTGTAGACAATTAAAGGACAAGTGTAacattgaaagagaaaaaatatcaCCTGAAAAAAGAATGCTGGTTTTAACACATTTTCCGAA gTTTCTCTCATTGctcgaaattgaaatttatacaGACAACTCTCCCATTTGGGATCCTGAGTTTAGACAATTGCCGTTTCCTCATTTCTCGACTGCCTTGGAATCAAAGGCTCTAGCCAGGAAACCAGGACAGTTTCAAAAAGTTACTGTTACTCCGagtgaaaaagacaatttcaCTACAATAAACGTTAGTCCCGGAGGTAAGAAAATTCAGGAGAAGCGTCCAAATGCCGAGGGTCGTCTCGAtgcaaaaaaacgaaaagccGAAGATGCTTTCGAGGATCTACCAGATGAGACCATTGCTGAAATTGTTGCATCTATTAACGACACAAGTTACATGTCTGGTTCCGATGCAGTATTTCCACCGAACGTGCCACGGGATGAAACTGCAAAGATGgaagaaagtaaaaagatAATAGAATTTCACGTAGTTGGAAACAGTCTTACACGACCAGTGTCTAAACAAACGATGCTCTGGCTGATAGGACTACAAGATGTATTCAGCCATCAGTTGCCGAGAACGCCCAAAGAATATATTACTCAGCTTGTTTTTGATCC AAAGCATAAGACGCTGGCTTTAATAAAAGATGGTTGTCCAATTGGTGGAATTTGCTTCTGTATGTTTCCAAGTCAAGGTTTTACCGAAATAGTATTTTGTGCTGTTACAAGCCATGAACAAGTGAAAGGTTACGGAACGCACTTGATGAATATGCTGAAAGATTATCACATTAAGAACAACATACTTCATTTTCTTACATTCGCGGATGATTTTGCTATtggatattttaaaaaacaaggATTCAGCAAAGATATAAAGCTGCCGAAATCGGTACATCAaggttacataaaatattacgtggGAGCAACATTGATGCATTGCGAACTAAATCCGAAAATTGTATATACCGAATTTACGGCAGTTATTAGGAAGCAGAAAGAAATAGTGAAAAAACTGATACACCAAAGACAACAAGAAATACAGAAAGTACATCCTGGTTTAACGTGTTTTAAGGAGGGCTTAAGAGGAATACCTATCGAGTGTATTCCAGGAATTCATGAAACTGGATGGAAAAGTTGTGCTCAGACGAGAACAAGGGGCGTGGCGAAAGGAATGCAAGGCCCAGAACCGATGGACCCGAGCTTAGATGTACCAGATTCTctatttaatacattaaatagtGTTCTGAACAGTGTGAAAAAACACAGCACAGCGTGGCCTTTTTTGGAACCTGTAGATAAGAATGATGTTCCAGATTATTACGATCACATAAAATATCCTATGG ATCTCAAGACGATGCAAGATCGCTTGAATTCAGGATactatgtaataaaaaaattgttcataGCAGATATGTCACGGATATTCACCAACTGTAGATTATATAACAGTCCGGATACTGACTATTACCGTTGTGCCAATGCTTTGGAAAAGTATTTTCAAACGCGTATGAAGGAAGTCGGACTTTGGGAtaagtaa
- the LOC139107613 gene encoding uncharacterized protein isoform X1, giving the protein MKKHPRILACALLLLPLTLSLSLQEDDLVFDDVGEDNGNVPVGPILINHRTSSRGRPDRHEHGPSSRDGRRHASRVERAWGVPDTVVPVGHVFRMKIPRQAFSGSVDFYEVHEAADRDRFPEWMHWDDAASTLLGVPSKKDIGNYHLSVTAVGKRRDTAKDQFVVQVVPEKLEELKHKDGKTHCDDGEDQTILTILLDARMDQLSPSIRANAIENLAGFLGMHTSAFSMHSQSIKDAIALDSSVISTGPGNVRHHKNKDSHLTTIQWQVGCDSHLWKHQTELVKQLREQAKDGTLAEVLQLPVLSWRVKTDLNSFLRNRREAGSGDYGESDDYGGYDEDYDDDYDEDDDEGDNEDSRIPPTFMPDLKHPHRHHHGEETIDWKGEDVDEQEIIPRMSQSENKTSSTTRTTELTTSSPSTTTTTSTTTTTTTSTTQATPTSVTATSSITTTVTSADITSTASISTAVAPTIESPRSETTDEELSTERTRPVESAESVTVLPTIPSDITTTPLPVTTLPSFSTSATQTSISDKIETEIAIGITNVTTDESEQISTTSMREPITVPTTIIVADVNTTTLSPAIVSNVNTSIITPVFAPNDTTTIMPSTSELHTTTSITLSTTNISVTTPTTTTTTTTTTTTTTTPAPTTTTTTTTARITTESIEYGQVNSPPRRDRRLKKIPVTAGKPLSYVIPANTFIDTEDGDTRNLKLSLYWQGVPLKTTHWLQFNHHTQEIYGLPLENDISTWNYELVAMDKEGANVSDRLDIHVQQHKLSRSVNHEFSIYLRIDKRNEFPTDIDWELKVIRSLAELYGDSDTQHITVRSIDIDADREQAIFIWTNDSLPRSSECPREHINRLLRVLVDSDGDPSSSLRAVLAPEIRVKRVVYQGIGQCEDMNRPEIPQVSTEEPKVNFPPVPRNQVDHVNATVGQLLVFKVPEDTFFDAEDGSSRNMKMSLLTIDRRSISSYDWLQFDSKNQEFFGVPMSTDIGRREYQLVVTDKEGASATDGLVVVVHPAPPMAHTVEFSMTLDIPYDSFAHSALQKRNFIEKLRNLYGDRDTSAILLHNISNGSTVITWHNKTLPTSYCAHEEVNRLRSVLVKSDNDRRSVTDEVLDIMGLKFPVKQITVIPMGICLGELTGVHSPDSHVPPVDDSTSVGTFHDDYLLTFVLPAIIIAAMLILAGIIACVLHKRRRSGKMSVSEQDDERQSFRSKGIPVIFQDELDEKPDPGNKSPVILKEEKPPLPPPEYQKAEDGADVPMLSKENSEEPYQPPPPFATNRDTNRQNRPKPTPTYRKPPPYVPP; this is encoded by the exons ATGAAGAAGCATCCTCGCATCCTCGCGTGCGCCTTGCTCTTGCTGCCGCTGACGCTGAGCCTCAGCCTGCAGGAGGACGACCTGGTCTTCGACGATGTCGGCGAGGACAACGGCAACGTGCCCGTCGGTCCGATTCTAATAAATCACCGCACGTCGTCCCGCGGCCGTCCCGATCGCCACGAGCACGGTCCCTCGTCCCGCGATGGCAGGAGGCACGCCTCTCGGGTCGAAAGGGCATGGGGTGTGCCGGACACCGTTGTCCCGGTCGGCCACGTCTTCAGGATGAAAATACCGCGGCAGGCCTTTTCGGGTAGCGTCGATTTTTACGAG GTACACGAGGCCGCGGATCGTGACCGTTTCCCGGAATGGATGCACTGGGACGATGCCGCCTCCACTCTCCTGGGCGTTCCGTCGAAAAAGGACATCGGCAATTATCACCTGAGCGTCACGGCTGTCGGCAAGCGTCGCGACACCGCCAAGGATCAATTCGTCGTGCAAGTTGTACCCGAGAAGCTGGAGGAGCTCAAGCATAAAGACGGCAAG ACGCATTGCGACGACGGGGAGGATCAAACGATCCTTACGATTCTGCTGGACGCGCGGATGGACCAACTTTCGCCTAGCATCAGGGCGAATGCCATCGAAAACCTCGCGGGATTTCTGGGAATGCATACG AGTGCATTCTCAATGCATTCTCAAAGCATTAAGGATGCCATCGCACTGGATTCCTCCGTTATCTCTACCGGCCCCGGGAACGTTAGGCATCACAAAAACAAGGATAGTCATTTGACTACCATTCAATGGCAG GTTGGCTGCGACAGCCATTTATGGAAGCATCAGACAGAGTTGGTGAAACAATTACGCGAGCAAGCGAAAGACGGTACTCTGGCGGAAGTCCTGCAGCTTCCTGTGTTGTCGTGGCGCGTCAAAACGGACTTGAACTCCTTCTTGAGAAACAGACGAGAAGCCGGCTCCGGCGATTACGGCGAGTCGGATGATTACGGCGGCTACGATGAAGATTACGACGACGATTACGACGAGGATGACGATGAAGGCGATAACGAGGACTCCCGGATACCGCCGACCTTCATGCCAGACTTGAAACATCCGCACCGACATCATCACGGCGAGGAAACGATCGATTGGAAG GGTGAAGACGTTGACGAGCAAGAAATAATACCGAGAATGAGTcaaagtgaaaataaaacctcGTCCACG ACAAGAACCACTGAACTTACCACATCATCACCATCAACAACTACAACCACCTCCACCACCACGACGACAACTACAAGCACCACCCAAGCCACGCCAACGAGTGTAACTGCTACTAGTAGCATCACAACGACCGTCACATCGGCCGATATTACGTCGACAGCTAGTATCTCCACTGCTGTAGCCCCAACGATAGAGTCTCCCCGATCGGAGACTACGGACGAGGAATTGTCAACGGAGAGAACGAGACCCGTGGAATCTGCCGAATCCGTTACCGTTTTGCCAACCATTCCTTCGGATATTACCACGACTCCTCTTCCCGTAACCACTCTGCCGTCTTTTAGCACATCGGCCACCCAGACTAGTATCTCCGACAAAATCGAGACAGAGATCGCCATCGGTATTACTAATGTCACAACGGACGAG TCGGAACAAATTTCTACGACTTCTATGAGAGAACCGATTACTGTACCAACAACGATTATTGTCGCGGATGTTAACACCACCACTCTTTCACCTGCAATCGTGTCAAATGTTAACACTTCTATCATCACGCCCGTTTTCGCACCGAACGATACAACTACGATAATGCCGTCAACGTCGGAACTTCATACAACGACGAGTATAACATTATCCACGACAAATATAAGTGTGACTACGCCCACAACTACAACTACAACAAcaactactactactactactactacccCGGCACCTACAACTACCACAACCACAACGACAGCTCGGATTACTACGGAGAGTATCGAGTATGGTCAAGTCAACTCTCCACCAAGACGTGATAGGAGATTGAAAAAGATACCAGTGACTGCCGGTAAACCGTTGAGTTACGTTATACCAGCCAATACTTTCATCGATACAGAGGATGGTGACACGAGGAATCTGAAGTTGAGTTTGTACTGGCAAGGTGTACCGCTGAAAACAACTCATTGGCTCCAGTTCAATCATCATACTCAGGAAATCTATGGACT gcCTCTTGAAAATGATATATCTACTTGGAATTACGAACTAGTTGCTATGGATAAAGAAGGCGCCAACGTCAGCGACAGACTCGACATTCACGTTCAGCAACACAAGCTGAGTCGTAGTGTCAATCACGAATTCAGCATTTATTTGCGAATTGACAAACGAAACGAATTTCCAACTGATATTGATTGGGAACTCAAG gtGATCCGAAGTTTGGCTGAACTTTACGGAGATAGCGATACTCAGCATATCACAGTTCGTTCCATCGACATCGACGCCGATCGTGAGCAAGCCATTTTTATATGGACTAACGATAGTCTTCCAAGAAGCAGCGAATGTCCGAGGGAACACATAAATAGATTATTACGC GTACTCGTTGATAGTGATGGAGATCCATCATCATCTCTGAGAGCAGTTCTTGCTCCGGAAATCAGGGTAAAACGTGTCGTGTATCAAGGTATTGGGCAATGTGAGGATATGAATCGGCCCGAAATACCACAAGTTTCTACTGAAGAACCAAAAGTTAATTTCCCGCCGGTACCGAGGAATCAAGTCGATCATGTTAACGCGACAGTTGGCCAGTTACTCGTATTTAAAGTGCCAGAA gaTACATTCTTTGATGCCGAGGATGGATCGTCACGAAATATGAAGATGTCACTTTTGACTATTGACCGAAGGTCTATTTCGTCTTACGATTGGCTGCAGTTTGATAGTAAGAATCAGGAATTTTTCGGTGTGCCGATGAGTACTGACATTGGGCGCAGGGAATATCAGTTAGTTGTCACTGATAAAGAAG GTGCAAGCGCCACGGACGGATTGGTCGTTGTTGTTCATCCGGCACCTCCCATGGCACACACTGTAGAGTTCTCGATGACGCTAGATATTCCTTACGATTCCTTTGCGCATTCTGCACTTCAGAAGCGCAATTTCATTGAGAAATTACGGAATCTTTATGGAGACAGAGATACGAGTGCTATTCTGCTACATAACATTTCAAACGGCAGTACCGTCATCACATGGCACAATAAAACTCTACCTACGTCATATTGTGCCCACGAAGAAGTTAACAGACTGCGATCCGTGCTCGTGAAGAGCGATAATGACCGACGCTCTGTGACAGATGAGGTGTTGGATATAATGGGTTTGAAGTTTCCGGTGAAGCAGATCACGGTAATTCCAATGGGAATTTGCCTCGGTGAATTAACAGGTGTACATTCTCCGGATAGTCATGTACCACCGGTGGACGATTCCACGTCTGTCGGCACGTTCCATGACGACTATCTTCTCACCTTCGTTCTGCCTGCGATTATTATTGCCGCGATGCTTATCCTGGCAGGAATAATCGCATGCGTGCTACATAAACGAAGACGCAGTGGTAAGATGAGCGTTAGCGAGCAAGATGACGAGCGGCAGAGCTTCCGGAGCAAGGGAATTCCTGTGATTTTCCAGGACGAGCTAGACGAAAAGCCGGATCCCG GCAATAAGTCACCTGTCATTCTAAAAGAGGAGAAGCCACCTCTTCCACCGCCCGAGTATCAGAAAGCCGAAGACGGAGCAGACGTGCCGATGCTGTCGAAGGAGAATTCCGAAGAGCCGTACCAACCGCCGCCACCGTTCGCTACGAATCGCGATACCAATCGGCAAAATCGTCCTAAGCCCACTCCAACGTACAGAAAACCGCCCCCCTACGTGCCTCCCTAA
- the LOC139107613 gene encoding dystroglycan 1 isoform X2 — MKKHPRILACALLLLPLTLSLSLQEDDLVFDDVGEDNGNVPVGPILINHRTSSRGRPDRHEHGPSSRDGRRHASRVERAWGVPDTVVPVGHVFRMKIPRQAFSGSVDFYEVHEAADRDRFPEWMHWDDAASTLLGVPSKKDIGNYHLSVTAVGKRRDTAKDQFVVQVVPEKLEELKHKDGKTHCDDGEDQTILTILLDARMDQLSPSIRANAIENLAGFLGMHTSAFSMHSQSIKDAIALDSSVISTGPGNVRHHKNKDSHLTTIQWQVGCDSHLWKHQTELVKQLREQAKDGTLAEVLQLPVLSWRVKTDLNSFLRNRREAGSGDYGESDDYGGYDEDYDDDYDEDDDEGDNEDSRIPPTFMPDLKHPHRHHHGEETIDWKGEDVDEQEIIPRMSQSENKTSSTSEQISTTSMREPITVPTTIIVADVNTTTLSPAIVSNVNTSIITPVFAPNDTTTIMPSTSELHTTTSITLSTTNISVTTPTTTTTTTTTTTTTTTPAPTTTTTTTTARITTESIEYGQVNSPPRRDRRLKKIPVTAGKPLSYVIPANTFIDTEDGDTRNLKLSLYWQGVPLKTTHWLQFNHHTQEIYGLPLENDISTWNYELVAMDKEGANVSDRLDIHVQQHKLSRSVNHEFSIYLRIDKRNEFPTDIDWELKVIRSLAELYGDSDTQHITVRSIDIDADREQAIFIWTNDSLPRSSECPREHINRLLRVLVDSDGDPSSSLRAVLAPEIRVKRVVYQGIGQCEDMNRPEIPQVSTEEPKVNFPPVPRNQVDHVNATVGQLLVFKVPEDTFFDAEDGSSRNMKMSLLTIDRRSISSYDWLQFDSKNQEFFGVPMSTDIGRREYQLVVTDKEGASATDGLVVVVHPAPPMAHTVEFSMTLDIPYDSFAHSALQKRNFIEKLRNLYGDRDTSAILLHNISNGSTVITWHNKTLPTSYCAHEEVNRLRSVLVKSDNDRRSVTDEVLDIMGLKFPVKQITVIPMGICLGELTGVHSPDSHVPPVDDSTSVGTFHDDYLLTFVLPAIIIAAMLILAGIIACVLHKRRRSGKMSVSEQDDERQSFRSKGIPVIFQDELDEKPDPGNKSPVILKEEKPPLPPPEYQKAEDGADVPMLSKENSEEPYQPPPPFATNRDTNRQNRPKPTPTYRKPPPYVPP; from the exons ATGAAGAAGCATCCTCGCATCCTCGCGTGCGCCTTGCTCTTGCTGCCGCTGACGCTGAGCCTCAGCCTGCAGGAGGACGACCTGGTCTTCGACGATGTCGGCGAGGACAACGGCAACGTGCCCGTCGGTCCGATTCTAATAAATCACCGCACGTCGTCCCGCGGCCGTCCCGATCGCCACGAGCACGGTCCCTCGTCCCGCGATGGCAGGAGGCACGCCTCTCGGGTCGAAAGGGCATGGGGTGTGCCGGACACCGTTGTCCCGGTCGGCCACGTCTTCAGGATGAAAATACCGCGGCAGGCCTTTTCGGGTAGCGTCGATTTTTACGAG GTACACGAGGCCGCGGATCGTGACCGTTTCCCGGAATGGATGCACTGGGACGATGCCGCCTCCACTCTCCTGGGCGTTCCGTCGAAAAAGGACATCGGCAATTATCACCTGAGCGTCACGGCTGTCGGCAAGCGTCGCGACACCGCCAAGGATCAATTCGTCGTGCAAGTTGTACCCGAGAAGCTGGAGGAGCTCAAGCATAAAGACGGCAAG ACGCATTGCGACGACGGGGAGGATCAAACGATCCTTACGATTCTGCTGGACGCGCGGATGGACCAACTTTCGCCTAGCATCAGGGCGAATGCCATCGAAAACCTCGCGGGATTTCTGGGAATGCATACG AGTGCATTCTCAATGCATTCTCAAAGCATTAAGGATGCCATCGCACTGGATTCCTCCGTTATCTCTACCGGCCCCGGGAACGTTAGGCATCACAAAAACAAGGATAGTCATTTGACTACCATTCAATGGCAG GTTGGCTGCGACAGCCATTTATGGAAGCATCAGACAGAGTTGGTGAAACAATTACGCGAGCAAGCGAAAGACGGTACTCTGGCGGAAGTCCTGCAGCTTCCTGTGTTGTCGTGGCGCGTCAAAACGGACTTGAACTCCTTCTTGAGAAACAGACGAGAAGCCGGCTCCGGCGATTACGGCGAGTCGGATGATTACGGCGGCTACGATGAAGATTACGACGACGATTACGACGAGGATGACGATGAAGGCGATAACGAGGACTCCCGGATACCGCCGACCTTCATGCCAGACTTGAAACATCCGCACCGACATCATCACGGCGAGGAAACGATCGATTGGAAG GGTGAAGACGTTGACGAGCAAGAAATAATACCGAGAATGAGTcaaagtgaaaataaaacctcGTCCACG TCGGAACAAATTTCTACGACTTCTATGAGAGAACCGATTACTGTACCAACAACGATTATTGTCGCGGATGTTAACACCACCACTCTTTCACCTGCAATCGTGTCAAATGTTAACACTTCTATCATCACGCCCGTTTTCGCACCGAACGATACAACTACGATAATGCCGTCAACGTCGGAACTTCATACAACGACGAGTATAACATTATCCACGACAAATATAAGTGTGACTACGCCCACAACTACAACTACAACAAcaactactactactactactactacccCGGCACCTACAACTACCACAACCACAACGACAGCTCGGATTACTACGGAGAGTATCGAGTATGGTCAAGTCAACTCTCCACCAAGACGTGATAGGAGATTGAAAAAGATACCAGTGACTGCCGGTAAACCGTTGAGTTACGTTATACCAGCCAATACTTTCATCGATACAGAGGATGGTGACACGAGGAATCTGAAGTTGAGTTTGTACTGGCAAGGTGTACCGCTGAAAACAACTCATTGGCTCCAGTTCAATCATCATACTCAGGAAATCTATGGACT gcCTCTTGAAAATGATATATCTACTTGGAATTACGAACTAGTTGCTATGGATAAAGAAGGCGCCAACGTCAGCGACAGACTCGACATTCACGTTCAGCAACACAAGCTGAGTCGTAGTGTCAATCACGAATTCAGCATTTATTTGCGAATTGACAAACGAAACGAATTTCCAACTGATATTGATTGGGAACTCAAG gtGATCCGAAGTTTGGCTGAACTTTACGGAGATAGCGATACTCAGCATATCACAGTTCGTTCCATCGACATCGACGCCGATCGTGAGCAAGCCATTTTTATATGGACTAACGATAGTCTTCCAAGAAGCAGCGAATGTCCGAGGGAACACATAAATAGATTATTACGC GTACTCGTTGATAGTGATGGAGATCCATCATCATCTCTGAGAGCAGTTCTTGCTCCGGAAATCAGGGTAAAACGTGTCGTGTATCAAGGTATTGGGCAATGTGAGGATATGAATCGGCCCGAAATACCACAAGTTTCTACTGAAGAACCAAAAGTTAATTTCCCGCCGGTACCGAGGAATCAAGTCGATCATGTTAACGCGACAGTTGGCCAGTTACTCGTATTTAAAGTGCCAGAA gaTACATTCTTTGATGCCGAGGATGGATCGTCACGAAATATGAAGATGTCACTTTTGACTATTGACCGAAGGTCTATTTCGTCTTACGATTGGCTGCAGTTTGATAGTAAGAATCAGGAATTTTTCGGTGTGCCGATGAGTACTGACATTGGGCGCAGGGAATATCAGTTAGTTGTCACTGATAAAGAAG GTGCAAGCGCCACGGACGGATTGGTCGTTGTTGTTCATCCGGCACCTCCCATGGCACACACTGTAGAGTTCTCGATGACGCTAGATATTCCTTACGATTCCTTTGCGCATTCTGCACTTCAGAAGCGCAATTTCATTGAGAAATTACGGAATCTTTATGGAGACAGAGATACGAGTGCTATTCTGCTACATAACATTTCAAACGGCAGTACCGTCATCACATGGCACAATAAAACTCTACCTACGTCATATTGTGCCCACGAAGAAGTTAACAGACTGCGATCCGTGCTCGTGAAGAGCGATAATGACCGACGCTCTGTGACAGATGAGGTGTTGGATATAATGGGTTTGAAGTTTCCGGTGAAGCAGATCACGGTAATTCCAATGGGAATTTGCCTCGGTGAATTAACAGGTGTACATTCTCCGGATAGTCATGTACCACCGGTGGACGATTCCACGTCTGTCGGCACGTTCCATGACGACTATCTTCTCACCTTCGTTCTGCCTGCGATTATTATTGCCGCGATGCTTATCCTGGCAGGAATAATCGCATGCGTGCTACATAAACGAAGACGCAGTGGTAAGATGAGCGTTAGCGAGCAAGATGACGAGCGGCAGAGCTTCCGGAGCAAGGGAATTCCTGTGATTTTCCAGGACGAGCTAGACGAAAAGCCGGATCCCG GCAATAAGTCACCTGTCATTCTAAAAGAGGAGAAGCCACCTCTTCCACCGCCCGAGTATCAGAAAGCCGAAGACGGAGCAGACGTGCCGATGCTGTCGAAGGAGAATTCCGAAGAGCCGTACCAACCGCCGCCACCGTTCGCTACGAATCGCGATACCAATCGGCAAAATCGTCCTAAGCCCACTCCAACGTACAGAAAACCGCCCCCCTACGTGCCTCCCTAA